One part of the Ochotona princeps isolate mOchPri1 chromosome 18, mOchPri1.hap1, whole genome shotgun sequence genome encodes these proteins:
- the LOC131482508 gene encoding zinc finger protein 717-like: MNTSQGLVSFEDVAVDFSWEEWQDLDDAQRTLYRDVMLETYSSLLSLGSCITKPEVIFKLEQGAEPWMADEPSNQSLPVIQKMNDTIGSSQENRDIILWQVVITDNNTSTEDRVELKRTVNLSSNHISKLIIKSEDDSEIMPEMYNACQNVLCPSEPGELRAGQTPNVCDRTGKPLRWCEDLSRPHELQRWQQPLEYSGQGKAFSREEVFFAHQRVNMRETLYKCNEYGIGCDESALIGGEATHIGKETFYETANFTEHQEAHAGERLYDYIKCEEPLVSKSDLKINPAYTGKKPYDWDQCEKPFSYKSSLNSHHRIHTGEKPYGYTDCVKAFYQKPVLTVLPRTHTGEKPYECDECGKTFCQKSNLRKHQRIHTGEKPYECNECGKTFFWKSDLTMHQRTHTGEKPYKCDECGKTFCRKSSLRKHQRIHTGEKPYECKECRKTFSYKSYLTQHQGTHTGEKGYECEKCWKSFYHKSQLIMHQRIHTGEKPFQCNECGKTFCRKSSLSIHQHTHTGEKPYECEQCGKTFYLKSVLTVHQRIHKGEKRYACSECGKAFYWKSHLIVHYRTHAVENPYEWNEYRKAYQMSVLGMHRSTPTGEKPYECTECGKTFCRKGDLTMHHRTHTGEKAYKCNECGKTFYRKSDLIIHLRTHTGEKPYECTACGKGFYRKSHLIRHQRTQIGGKLYACNKCAKTFCQKSNLRTHERAHTGLKTYDCLECGKAFCRKSHLSKHQNIHRRQAL, translated from the exons atgaacaccTCTCAA GGTTTGGTGTCATTTGAGGATGTAGCTGTAGACTTCAGCTGGGAGGAGTGGCAGGACCTGGACGATGCTCAGAGGACCCTGTATCGGGACGTGATGCTGGAGACCTACAGCAGCCTGCTGTCATTGG GATCCTGCATCACCAAACCTGAGGTAATCTTCAAGCTGGAGCAAGGAGCAGAGCCTTGGATGGCAGATGAGCCCTCCAACCAGAGCCTACCAG TTATCCAGAAAATGAATGACACAATCGGGAGCAGCCAGGAGAATCGAGATATAATTTTGTGGCAAGTTGTAATCACAGACAACAACACATCAACTGAGGACAGAGTTGAATTAAAAAGAACAGTTAATTTGAGCTCAAATCACATTTCGAAGCTTATTATAAAGAGTGAAGATGATTCAGAAATAATGCCTGAGATGTATAATGCATGTCAGAATGTGCTCTGCCCTAGTGAGCCCGGTGAGCTGCGTGCTGGACAGACACCCAATGTCTGTGACAGGACTGGAAAACCCCTCAGGTGGTGTGAGGATCTTAGTCGGCCTCATGAGCTTCAGCGTTGGCAACAGCCTTTAGAGTATAGTGGGCAAGGGAAAGCCTTCAGCAGGGAGGAGGTATTCTTTGCACATCAAAGAGTGAATATGAGAGAAACCCTCTACAAATGCAATGAATATGGGATAGGCTGTGATGAGTCAGCTCTCATTGGTGGGGAAGCAACTCACATAGGAAAGGAAACTTTCTATGAAACAGCTAATTTCACTGAACATCAGGAAGCACATGCAGGAGAGAGACTGTATGACTACATTAAATGTGAGGAACCTTTGGTTAGCAAATCAGATCTCAAAATAAATCCGGCATATACAGGGAAGAAGCCTTATGATTGGGACCAGTGTGAGAAACCTTTCAGTTATAAATCAAGCCTTAATAGCCATCACAGAATTCATACTGGGGAAAAGCCCTATGGATACACTGATTGTGTGAAAGCTTTCTACCAGAAGCCAGTCCTCACTGTGCTTCCAAGAACTCACACAGGGGAAAAGCCCTATGAATGTGATGAATGTGGGAAAACCTTTTGTCAGAAGTCTAACCTCAGAAAACATCAAAGAATTCACACAGGTGAGAAACcgtatgaatgtaatgagtgtggaaaaacctTCTTCTGGAAGTCAGACCTTACTATGCATCAAAGaactcacacaggagaaaaaccctaTAAATGTGATGAATGTGGAAAAACCTTTTGCCGGAAGTCAAGCCTCAGGAAACATCAAAGAATTCACACAGGTGAGAAACCATATGAATGTAAGGAATGTAGGAAAACTTTCTCTTACAAGTCATATCTCACTCAACATCAAGGAACTCACACAGGGGAGAAAGGCTATGAATGTGAGAAGTGTTGGAAATCCTTCTACCATAAGTCTCAGCTCATTatgcatcagagaattcacacaggggaaaaaccctTTCAGTGTAATGAATGTGGAAAAACTTTCTGCAGGAAATCAAGCCTcagcattcatcagcacactcatACAGGGGAAAAGCCCTATGAATGTGAGCAATGTGGGAAAACCTTTTACCTGAAGTCTGTCCTCACTGTGCATCAGAGAATTCATAAGGGGGAAAAGCGCTACGCATGTAGtgaatgtgggaaagccttcTACTGGAAGTCACATCTCATTGTACATTATAGGACACACGCAGTTGAGAATCCCTATGAATGGAATGAATATAGGAAAGCCTACCAGATGTCAGTTCTTGGTATGCATCGGAGTACTcccacaggggagaaaccttatgaatgtactGAGTGTGGGAAAACTTTCTGCAGGAAGGGGGACCTCACTATGCATCACAGaactcacacaggagaaaaagcttacaaatgtaatgagtgtgggaaaACATTCTACCGGAAGTCAGACCTCATCATACATCTGAGAactcacactggggagaaaccgtATGAATGCACTGCATGTGGAAAGGGCTTCTACCGAAAGTCACACCTCATCAGGCATCAGAGAACTCAAATAGGAGGAAAACTCTATGCATGTAATAAATGTGCAAAAACCTTTTGTCAGAAGTCAAACCTCAGGACACATGAGAGAGCTCATACAGGTCTCAAAACATATGACTGCCTCGAATGTGGAAAGGCTTTTTGTCGCAAGTCACATCTTAGCAAACATCAAAATATTCACAGAAGACAAGCATTGTGA